From Catenulispora sp. EB89, a single genomic window includes:
- a CDS encoding helicase HerA domain-containing protein yields MKPLGVADAGGGRSVGLTIADSRHHLHVIGATGSGKSTLMANMVLADIEAGRGAVVIDPKGDLVPDIIARLPERAIEPTILLDPAREDIRPALNVLAAKGEQQTQLVVDNLVGIFRKIYTAYWGPRTDDIMRSAALSLLRGRDVP; encoded by the coding sequence TTGAAGCCGCTGGGCGTCGCCGATGCCGGCGGCGGACGCTCGGTCGGTCTGACGATCGCTGACTCACGCCACCACCTACACGTCATCGGGGCGACCGGCTCCGGCAAGTCCACTCTGATGGCGAACATGGTCCTCGCGGATATCGAAGCCGGCCGTGGCGCAGTGGTCATCGACCCCAAAGGCGACCTCGTCCCGGATATCATCGCCCGGCTCCCCGAGCGTGCCATCGAGCCGACGATCCTGCTGGATCCGGCCCGGGAAGACATCCGTCCGGCGCTGAACGTCCTGGCCGCAAAAGGCGAGCAGCAGACGCAGCTCGTGGTCGACAACCTGGTCGGCATCTTCCGCAAGATCTACACCGCGTACTGGGGTCCGCGCACCGACGACATCATGCGCTCGGCCGCGCTGTCGCTACTCAGAGGGCGGGATGTACCGTGA
- a CDS encoding WXG100 family type VII secretion target, which produces MARPAGWDILGLDGDPTPGVVESVQALAKEFGDFAHDVESAYRSLNSFGSDASALQWIGQTADAFKGQFGPLPGRLQKLYTSYSEASDALRGRDVP; this is translated from the coding sequence ATGGCGCGTCCAGCAGGCTGGGACATCCTGGGACTGGATGGGGATCCGACACCGGGTGTGGTGGAGTCAGTGCAGGCTCTGGCCAAGGAGTTCGGGGACTTCGCGCATGATGTGGAGTCGGCGTATCGGAGCCTGAACTCGTTCGGATCGGACGCTTCGGCTTTGCAGTGGATTGGTCAAACTGCTGACGCGTTCAAGGGCCAGTTCGGTCCGTTGCCCGGCCGGCTGCAGAAGCTGTACACGTCCTACAGCGAGGCCTCCGATGCCTTGAGAGGGCGAGACGTACCGTGA
- a CDS encoding IS5 family transposase, with translation MSERLPYKSDVSDAQWALIEPVIVAWKAQHPSPTGHSGVYDYREIVNGIFYQNRTGCQWDYLPHDLPPPGAVKYYFYTWRDDGLDEVIHDLLRAQVREKAGRSEDPSLVVADTQSLHAAMNVPAATTGKDANKKVPGRKRGLAVDVIVLVIAVVVASAGLHDNVFGTRLLDKVAAKAPTVTTALVDQGFKNSVVEHGAGLDITVQIVQRNPEQTGFVPQPIRWRVEQTNGTLLLQRRLVREYEATESSSESRVYWAITSIMARRLTGETIPTWRGA, from the coding sequence GTGAGCGAGCGACTGCCGTACAAGAGCGATGTGTCGGATGCGCAGTGGGCGTTGATCGAACCGGTGATCGTGGCGTGGAAAGCGCAGCATCCGTCGCCGACCGGGCATTCGGGCGTCTACGACTACCGGGAGATCGTGAACGGGATCTTCTATCAGAACCGGACCGGCTGTCAGTGGGACTATCTTCCGCATGATCTTCCGCCGCCCGGCGCGGTGAAGTACTACTTCTACACCTGGCGCGATGACGGGTTGGACGAGGTCATCCATGACCTGTTGCGGGCGCAGGTGCGCGAGAAGGCCGGCCGGTCCGAGGACCCGTCGTTGGTGGTGGCCGACACGCAGAGCCTGCACGCGGCGATGAACGTGCCCGCGGCCACGACGGGTAAGGACGCGAACAAGAAGGTACCGGGTCGGAAACGCGGACTCGCGGTGGATGTCATAGTGCTAGTCATCGCGGTGGTCGTGGCCTCGGCCGGGCTGCACGACAACGTGTTCGGGACCCGTCTGCTGGACAAGGTCGCCGCCAAGGCCCCCACGGTCACCACGGCGCTGGTCGACCAGGGCTTCAAGAACAGCGTCGTCGAGCACGGCGCCGGACTCGACATCACCGTCCAGATCGTGCAGCGCAACCCGGAACAGACCGGCTTCGTCCCGCAGCCGATCCGCTGGCGTGTCGAACAGACCAACGGCACGCTGCTTCTGCAGCGCCGACTGGTCCGCGAGTACGAGGCCACCGAGTCATCCTCCGAATCCCGCGTCTACTGGGCGATAACGTCGATCATGGCGCGGCGGCTAACCGGCGAGACCATCCCGACCTGGCGCGGAGCATAG
- a CDS encoding transposase codes for MLLEDHDRLTAQIEELSTRIEQAIAAIDPTPPPDDDHPTRMALLDRLDEIPGVGRDTAAAIVAEIGVDMSIFPTPGHLASWAKLVPRTIQSGAKNTHGPAGKGNGWLKGPLGQAAMNAGRTKTFLGARYRRIVKHAPAKKAMVAVARNILEICWILIDDPTHGSATWARTGTTDTSTAPERPAKPSASTPASERG; via the coding sequence ATGCTGCTGGAGGACCACGACCGGCTCACCGCCCAGATCGAGGAGCTCTCCACACGGATCGAGCAGGCCATCGCCGCGATCGACCCCACGCCCCCGCCGGATGACGACCACCCGACCCGGATGGCCCTGCTGGACCGGCTCGATGAGATCCCCGGGGTCGGCCGGGACACCGCCGCCGCCATCGTTGCCGAGATCGGCGTCGACATGAGCATCTTCCCCACCCCCGGCCACCTCGCCTCCTGGGCCAAACTCGTCCCGCGCACCATCCAGTCCGGGGCCAAGAACACCCACGGACCGGCCGGCAAGGGCAACGGCTGGCTCAAGGGACCCCTTGGCCAGGCCGCTATGAACGCCGGACGCACCAAAACCTTCCTGGGAGCCCGCTACCGGCGGATCGTCAAACACGCCCCGGCCAAGAAGGCCATGGTCGCCGTCGCCCGCAACATCCTGGAGATCTGCTGGATCCTCATCGACGATCCGACGCACGGTTCTGCGACCTGGGCCCGGACTGGCACGACCGACACATCAACCGCACCCGAAAGACCCGCCAAGCCATCCGCGTCCACACCGGCCTCGGAACGGGGTTGA